The sequence CAAAAAAAGCTATAGAAAAAAAAATAGGTGCTAGAGGACTTCGATCGATAATAGAAGAAATTTTATTAGATACTATGTATGAATTACCTTCCTTAATGAATGTAAAAAAAGTAATTATCAGTCCATCAGTTATCAACAAAAACGAAAAACCAATTTTTATTTATAAAAAAAAAGAAATTAACAAAGAAATAAAATCTGGAGAATAATTAAAAATTAATACTATTTTTTGATATAAAAAAATAAAAAAATTAATAATAATAATTATTATTTAATTATTGTAATATCTTAAATATCTATTCAAAAAAACTACTCCTTAAATCATCAAAGAGAGCAATCATATATTTTATTTATTACATCATATCTCCCATCGTATGTTGCAGAAAAGAGAGACAGATCTATGAATCTTGAGCGTTCAGAACGCATTAAAATTCCTGTTTTACCACTAAGAGACGTCGTAATATACCCTCATATGGTAATTCCTTTATTTATAGGTCGAAAAAAATCGATTATGTGTATTGAATCGTCCATGAATAATGAAAAAAAAATTATGTTGGTAACTCAAAAAGAAGCATCAATTGATGAACCTAAAATAAACGATCTATTCAAAGTAGGTACAATTTCAGTAATTTTACAAACATTAAAATTACCGGACGGGACAATAAAAGTACTAATAGAAGGTATACAAAGAGCCAATATTTTATGTTTGTTAAATAATGAAAAATACTTATCTGCAGAAATAGAAGTAATAAAAAGCTCTAAAATTAAACAAAAAGAAAAAACAATATTAGCTAAAACAATAATTGATCAATTTAAAAAATTTATTAAAAAAAATAAAAAATCTCCAATAGAACTACTTGAATCTATTAAAAAAATAAAAAATATTGAACAATTAGGAGATATTGTTGCTTCCCACATTCCATTAAAATTAACTAATAAACAATCATTTTTAGAAATAACAAACATAGAAAAGCGATTTTCTTATCTAATTGCAATGATGAAATATGAAATAGAACTATTAGAAGTAGAGAAAAGAATTAGAAATAGAGTAAAAAGACAAATGGAAAAAAGTCAAAGAGAATATTATTTAAATGAACAAATGAAAGCTATTCAAAGAGAATTAGGAGAAAATGAAGAAATACCCGATGAAAATGAAATTTTAAAAAGAAAAATACAAAAAATTTGTATACCAAAAGAAGCAAAAGAAAAATTAGAATCAGAATTACAAAAACTAAAAATGATGTCTCCTATGTCTGCTGAAGCTACTGTTGTAAGAACTTATATTGAATGGATGTTACAAGTTCCTTGGAAAAAAAAGAGTAAAATTAAAAAAAATCTATTAATAGCAGAAAAAATTTTAGATTCTGATCACTTTGGGTTAAAAAATGTAAAAGAAAGAATCTTAGAATATTTAGCAGTCCAAAATAGAACATCTAAAATAAAAGGCCCTATTTTATGCCTAGTAGGACCTCCTGGAGTTGGAAAAACATCTCTAGGAAAATCCATAGCAAAAGCCACTGGAAGAAAATATATTAGAATGGCTTTAGGTGGAATAAGAGATGAAGCTGAAATAAGAGGACATAGAAGAACATACATTGGTTCAATGCCTGGAAAATTAATTCAAAAAATGGCAAAGATTGGAGTAAAAAACCCACTATTTTTATTAGATGAAATAGATAAAATGTCTTGTGATATGAGAGTTGATCCAGTTTCTGCACTATTAGAAGTATTAGATCCAGAACAAAATTTCTCTTTTAACGATCATTATTTAGAAGTTGACTATGATCTTTCTGAAGTTATGTTTGTTGCAACATCCAATTCTATGAACATTCCAGAACCATTGCTAGATAGAATGGAAGTAATTAGACTATCTGGATATACTGAAGATGAAAAATTAAATATTGCTAAATCACACTTGAAAAACAAACAAATTAATCGAAATGCTCTAAAAAAAGAAGAATTATTTATTGATGATGAAGCTATTACTAATATTATTAGGTATTATACAAGAGAAGCAGGAGTTAGAAGTTTAGAACGAGAAATATCAAAAATATGTCGTAAAACAGTAAAAAAAATTTTACTAAATAAATCAATAAAAAAAGTAGAAGTTAATAAAAATAATTTAAAAAAATATCTTGGGGTAAAAAAATTTGATTATGGAAAAATAAAAGAAAAAAACCAAATAGGTGAAGTAACTGGTTTAGCTTGGACAGAAGTAGGAGGAGAATTACTAACAATAGA comes from Buchnera aphidicola (Tetraneura ulmi) and encodes:
- the lon gene encoding endopeptidase La; amino-acid sequence: MNLERSERIKIPVLPLRDVVIYPHMVIPLFIGRKKSIMCIESSMNNEKKIMLVTQKEASIDEPKINDLFKVGTISVILQTLKLPDGTIKVLIEGIQRANILCLLNNEKYLSAEIEVIKSSKIKQKEKTILAKTIIDQFKKFIKKNKKSPIELLESIKKIKNIEQLGDIVASHIPLKLTNKQSFLEITNIEKRFSYLIAMMKYEIELLEVEKRIRNRVKRQMEKSQREYYLNEQMKAIQRELGENEEIPDENEILKRKIQKICIPKEAKEKLESELQKLKMMSPMSAEATVVRTYIEWMLQVPWKKKSKIKKNLLIAEKILDSDHFGLKNVKERILEYLAVQNRTSKIKGPILCLVGPPGVGKTSLGKSIAKATGRKYIRMALGGIRDEAEIRGHRRTYIGSMPGKLIQKMAKIGVKNPLFLLDEIDKMSCDMRVDPVSALLEVLDPEQNFSFNDHYLEVDYDLSEVMFVATSNSMNIPEPLLDRMEVIRLSGYTEDEKLNIAKSHLKNKQINRNALKKEELFIDDEAITNIIRYYTREAGVRSLEREISKICRKTVKKILLNKSIKKVEVNKNNLKKYLGVKKFDYGKIKEKNQIGEVTGLAWTEVGGELLTIESACISGKGKLMYTGSLGEVMQESIQAALTVVRSQAKKLKITKNFYEKNDIHVHVPEGATPKDGPSAGIAMCTAMVSCFTKNPVRSDLAMTGEITLRGQILPIGGLKEKLLAAHRGGIKKVLIPKENKKDLEEIPKNILSCLKIHPVKNIQEVLVLALEKNPYS